In the genome of Opitutia bacterium KCR 482, one region contains:
- a CDS encoding restriction endonuclease subunit S — MNYKKLSDVAYYSELRTKDITIENYITTDNMLPNIGGVCLASSIPDSKTAKYYKDGDILLSNIRPYFCKIWYANRCGSASNDILVIKNNKDVNSKFLYYVLCDKNFFNYDTVTSKGTKMPRGTPNAIMKYLVPDIDDKVQIKIASILSDYDDLIEKNNRKIEILQEMAEELYKEWFVRFRFPGYKTAKFENGIPKDWGVDKIKNKVNRLPFNKLYKEADLEKEGNVIVIDQSEKEYLGFHNNEPSHVASIDEPICLFGDHSCKFKLMSEPFSLGENVVPFKGQGVNPYYLFYATHHIIETEEYKRHWGLFTSKKILIPTEPIQDKFAEFIKVIQQQTNTITKCQRLLIKQRDLLLPRLMSGKLEVKVKQEV, encoded by the coding sequence ATGAATTATAAGAAACTTAGTGATGTAGCTTATTATTCAGAGTTACGCACAAAAGATATAACTATTGAAAATTACATAACGACAGACAATATGCTTCCTAATATTGGGGGAGTATGTTTAGCTTCTTCAATCCCAGACAGCAAGACAGCTAAATATTATAAAGACGGAGACATTCTTCTCTCTAATATCCGACCTTATTTCTGTAAGATATGGTATGCAAATAGATGTGGTTCTGCTTCAAATGACATATTAGTGATAAAGAATAATAAAGATGTTAATTCAAAGTTCCTATACTATGTCTTATGTGATAAGAACTTCTTTAATTATGATACTGTTACATCAAAGGGCACTAAAATGCCCAGAGGAACCCCTAATGCAATAATGAAATACCTTGTTCCTGATATTGATGATAAAGTACAAATAAAAATAGCTTCTATATTATCTGATTATGATGATTTGATTGAGAAGAATAACCGTAAGATTGAGATTCTGCAAGAAATGGCAGAAGAGTTATATAAGGAATGGTTTGTTCGCTTCCGTTTTCCCGGCTACAAGACAGCTAAGTTTGAAAATGGTATTCCTAAAGACTGGGGTGTTGATAAGATAAAGAATAAGGTAAATAGACTTCCATTTAATAAACTGTATAAAGAAGCTGACCTTGAAAAAGAAGGAAATGTTATTGTTATTGACCAATCTGAAAAAGAATATTTAGGATTTCATAATAATGAACCTTCACATGTTGCAAGTATTGATGAACCTATTTGTTTGTTTGGAGACCACAGTTGCAAGTTTAAACTCATGTCTGAACCATTTTCTCTAGGTGAAAATGTTGTACCATTCAAGGGGCAAGGTGTTAATCCTTACTATCTTTTCTATGCTACACACCACATTATTGAAACAGAAGAATATAAACGACATTGGGGTTTATTCACATCAAAGAAAATTCTTATTCCAACAGAACCAATACAAGATAAGTTTGCAGAGTTTATAAAAGTTATACAGCAACAAACGAATACAATAACCAAATGCCAGAGATTATTGATTAAACAGCGTGATTTATTGTTACCAAGACTAATGTCTGGTAAACTGGAAGTGAAGGTAAAACAAGAGGTGTAG